Below is a genomic region from Flammeovirgaceae bacterium SG7u.111.
ATACGCCAAGCTCTCTAAGGTTTTCTTGTTGACCTGCCTCAGGTTGCATCGCTCTACGAAGTCCCATATATTTTCGAACTTCCCATTTTCCTCCCGCTCCTCTATAATCGCTTCCACGGCCGAGTCGCCCGCACCTTTTATAGCCGCAAGCCCAAAGCGAATATCGCCATCGGAGTTCACACTAAAATCCCTGATAGATTCATTCACATCGGGACCCAGCACCTGCACGCCCATTCGGCGGCACTCTTCCATGAAGAAACTGATCTTGTCGATAGTGCCCATGGAGTGGCTCATTACCGAAGCCATGTATTCGGCAGGGTAATTTGCCTTGAGGTAGCCCGTTTGGTACGCCACTACCGAGTAAGCAGCCGAGTGAGATCGGTTGAAACCGTAGGCCGCAAACTTCTCCATGATGGCAAACACCTCGGACGACTTTTCCTCGTCGATGCCGTGAATTTCCTTCGCCCCTTTCACAAAGACTTCCTTCATCTCTGCCATCACATCGAACTTCTTTTTACCCATCGCCCGTCGGAGAATATCCGCTTTGCCGAGGGAGAAGCCCGCCATAATCTGCGCCGTCTGCATAATTTGCTCTTGGTACACCATAATCCCATTCGAGTAATTCAGAATAGGCTCGAGCAAATCGTGAGGATATTCAATCTCCTCCTTTCCGTGTTTCCTGTCAATGAAGTTCGGGATAAATTGAATAGGACCTGGGCGATAAAGGGCGTTCATCGCAATCAAATCTTCAATATTGTTTGGCTTGAGCTCGCGAAGGTATTTTTGCATACCCGGCGACTCAAACTGGAACGTGCCAATGGTTTCTCCTCGTTGGTACAGCCCAAAAGCGACTTCATCGTCGAGTGGGATCAAATCTGGGTCAATATCAATCCCATGGTTCTTTTTGATCATCACCAAAGCATCGTTAATAATGGTGAGGGTTTTCAAACCCAAAAAGTCCATTTTCAACATGCCTGCATCTTCTACCACTTTCCCATCAAATTGGGTTACGAGTAGGTCGGCATCTTTGGAGGTACACACAGGTATGTATTCCAGCAAATCGTCTGGAGCGATGATGACACCAGCAGCATGGATTCCCGTACCCCTTACCGAGCCTTCCAGCTTGTGGGCAAGTTGCATTACCTCCCCTTTCAAGCCTTTATCGTTTTTCTTTATCTCATCAAGGTCAGGGTTTTCCTTAAAAGCCTTATCGAGCGTAGTTCCCGGTGTATCGGGTACCATTTTGGCAAGAGCGTTGGCTTCGGAAAGTTCTAATTCCAAAGCACGGGCAACATCTTTTATTGACATTTTTGCCGCCATAGTGCCGTAAGTAATAATCTGCGCCACTTGGTTTTTGCCATATTTCTCCACCACCCAATCAATCACCCGCTGCCTACCCCGGTCATCGAAGTCAATATCGATATCAGGCATACTCACCCTTTCTGGGTTCAGGAAACGTTCGAAAAGGAGGTTGTACTTAATAGGATCAATGTTGGTAATTCCCGTGCAAAACGCAACCACCGAGCCAGCTGCCGAACCCCTTCCAGGCCCTACGCTCACGCCCATGTCCCTCGCCGCTTTTATAAAGTCCTGTACAATGAGGAAATAGCCTGGGAAACCCATTTGCTTAATGATCTTCAGTTCAAAGTCAATTCGCTCTTTTGTATCGTCGGAAAGGGGCTGCTCGTAACGGGTTTTTGCCCCTTCGTAAGTTAGGTGGCGAAGGAAATCATTTTGGTCGGTAAACTGCTCGGGCATGGGAAATGCAGGCAGCAGAATATCCCGCTTGAGCTTCAGCGGAGAGCATTTGTCCACCACTTCGTTCACGTTGTGCAGCGCCTCGGGAATGTCGGCAAAAATGGCGTTCATCTCCTCTTGGCTTTTGAAATAATATTCGTCGTTCGGCAAACAATAGCGTGCTTTCCTGCCATTGCCCGTAGGCATACTCATTTGCTTACCTTCCTTAATGCACCAAAGTACATCGTGGGCATGCGAATCTTCCTTTTCGAGGTAATAAACATCGTTAGAAGCAATAAGCTTCACCCCGTACTTTTTGGCAAAACCTATCAGCACCTCATTCACTCGCTGTTCTTCGGGCAAGCCGTGGCGCATCAATTCCACATAAAAATCATCTCCAAACTGTTCATGCCACCATTGGAAAGCTTCCTCGGCTACATGCTCGCCTTCGTTCAAAATGAGCGAGGGAACTTCCCCAAACAAATTGCCCGAAAATGCCATCAGCCCCTCTTTATACTTAATGATCAACTCCTTGCCTATCCTTGGCATTCCTGAATAGAAACCCTCTATGTACCCCAGCGAACTCAGTTTCGAGAGGTTTTTATATCCTTCCTGATGCTTAGCTATCAGTACTTGGTTGAACCGCACATCGGGATTGTCTTTTGTAAATTTCGTTTTGGTATGCTCTTTTGCCACATTGAATTCGCAACCGATTATCACCTTTAGGTCATCGCCCTGCCCGCCTACTGCGTTGAACGCAGCATGGAGGTTGCCATGGTCGGTAAAAGCTACCGCCCTCATCTTCATTTCCCTCGCTTTGGCAAGTACTTTTTTCACCGCAGCCGTGCTCTGCAAAATGGAAAACTGCGAATGCATGTGCAGGTGCGAAAAAGGGATAACCTCAGTAAGTTCATCGGTAGAAACTACTTCTAGGTCGCCACCGTCAGTTTTATCTACTTTGGCAAAGTTCGCCGAATCGAGCTTTGGCTCTTCGTAAACTACCTCTTCTGGAGCAGTACCGTCGTGCGTAGGAACAACCTTCAGCTTCAACAGCTCAAAGAAACATTTGGCATTCGCCGAAACGTCATAAGCGGCATCGTGGGCATCGGCAAACTCAAACCCGAAAAGTTTCTTGTGCAGCTCTATCAGCTTTGGCGGCTTAAACCTACCACGTCCACCCGGCAGTTCGCAGAACTCGGTGGTGTCCTTCATCGTATCCACCTTATCCTTCTCCATTATGGTAGGTGGAAGTTCCTTCCTCACATATTCCGCACCCATAAGCGGAATATCATACCCCACAATGTTGTGACCGATAATCACATCTGCCAGCTCCAAATCTTCGGCAAATTCTTTCAGCACTTCCTCCAGCGGATGCCCTTCCTCTTCGGCTCGTTTGGTAGAAATACCGTGAATTTTTTCCGCATTAAAAGGAATGGTAAAGCCTTCTGGTTTTACGATGATGTTCTTCGCTTTTATCAGCCCACCTTTGTTGTCGTGGAGTTGATAGGCAAGCTGCACCAGTCGAGGCCAGTTGTCCGTGTCGGTGTGCGGGGCATCCCATTTTTTGGGTAAGCCAGTGGTTTCGGTATCAAATATTAAATACATACGAGGACGTAAATGGGTTATGAAGAGGTTTCTACAAAGTGAACCTTCTGTGAAGTTAATGCCCTTCACACTCGCATTCAAGTTTGGGTAAAAGAAATTCTAACTTCTAGATTTATCTCTCAGGTTTTCAGGGGGAAAGTTTCAGCCGACCTCTTCATCAGTAAACTTTGTTGTCATTGCCCAACCTACCTCCTCTCTTCCAGCCCTCCCCAAATCCGTCGTTCCTGCGAAGGCAGGAACCTCCTGCATACTTTCAGTTAGGCTACCCAATGAATCCACCGCTGCCAAGGGCTTACCCTTTTTACGGGTGGCGTCTCCAACGACGACATCGCTTGGAGCGATGTCGTCGCTTTTTTTCTGTAGGGCAAGCCCGAGCGGGGGCAGGGCTATGGGGACCTTTCTGACCCTTCTACTCTTATGGTTTAAGCAAGGGAATGCGTATAAATTTTTTCATATTTCCTGTTTTGGTTAATGACCGCAAAGATGCGGTGGACGAGCTTTGACCGGATGGCGTTTATGACGGACATCTTGTGCTTGCCCTCCTCCACTTTGCGGTCGTAATATTTTCGCAGCTCCCCCTTTGTCCTCAGGGTGGAGAGTGCCGCCATGTGGAATATTTTCTTCAGGTCCTTGTTGGCTTTTTGCGAGACCTTGTTGCGTGAGCGGATGCTGCTGCCCGACACGTACCTGAACGGGGCGCAGCCGATGTGGCAGGCAAACTTCTTGGGGTCGTCAAATTTCTGGAAGTTTTCCGTGGCCACTATCGTGGCGATGGCCGTCTGCTTTCCCACGCCCTCCACGGAGACGATCTTGTCGAAACTGTCCTTGATGTCCGGGTCGTCCTCTAT
It encodes:
- the dnaE gene encoding DNA polymerase III subunit alpha, whose protein sequence is MYLIFDTETTGLPKKWDAPHTDTDNWPRLVQLAYQLHDNKGGLIKAKNIIVKPEGFTIPFNAEKIHGISTKRAEEEGHPLEEVLKEFAEDLELADVIIGHNIVGYDIPLMGAEYVRKELPPTIMEKDKVDTMKDTTEFCELPGGRGRFKPPKLIELHKKLFGFEFADAHDAAYDVSANAKCFFELLKLKVVPTHDGTAPEEVVYEEPKLDSANFAKVDKTDGGDLEVVSTDELTEVIPFSHLHMHSQFSILQSTAAVKKVLAKAREMKMRAVAFTDHGNLHAAFNAVGGQGDDLKVIIGCEFNVAKEHTKTKFTKDNPDVRFNQVLIAKHQEGYKNLSKLSSLGYIEGFYSGMPRIGKELIIKYKEGLMAFSGNLFGEVPSLILNEGEHVAEEAFQWWHEQFGDDFYVELMRHGLPEEQRVNEVLIGFAKKYGVKLIASNDVYYLEKEDSHAHDVLWCIKEGKQMSMPTGNGRKARYCLPNDEYYFKSQEEMNAIFADIPEALHNVNEVVDKCSPLKLKRDILLPAFPMPEQFTDQNDFLRHLTYEGAKTRYEQPLSDDTKERIDFELKIIKQMGFPGYFLIVQDFIKAARDMGVSVGPGRGSAAGSVVAFCTGITNIDPIKYNLLFERFLNPERVSMPDIDIDFDDRGRQRVIDWVVEKYGKNQVAQIITYGTMAAKMSIKDVARALELELSEANALAKMVPDTPGTTLDKAFKENPDLDEIKKNDKGLKGEVMQLAHKLEGSVRGTGIHAAGVIIAPDDLLEYIPVCTSKDADLLVTQFDGKVVEDAGMLKMDFLGLKTLTIINDALVMIKKNHGIDIDPDLIPLDDEVAFGLYQRGETIGTFQFESPGMQKYLRELKPNNIEDLIAMNALYRPGPIQFIPNFIDRKHGKEEIEYPHDLLEPILNYSNGIMVYQEQIMQTAQIMAGFSLGKADILRRAMGKKKFDVMAEMKEVFVKGAKEIHGIDEEKSSEVFAIMEKFAAYGFNRSHSAAYSVVAYQTGYLKANYPAEYMASVMSHSMGTIDKISFFMEECRRMGVQVLGPDVNESIRDFSVNSDGDIRFGLAAIKGAGDSAVEAIIEEREENGKFENIWDFVERCNLRQVNKKTLESLAYAGAFDELDKLHRAQFFHIEDGEHSSGIEKLVKYGNSHQAEKTSSQISLFGGSGGMEMPKPKLPECNPWPDTLKLRHEKDVVGFYISGHPLDQYALELQNFCRSIRVLNDDLEKFQNQELAFGGIITDVMIREGRNGNKFAIFTVEDYDGSFRFPAFGSVYYDYSNLLQVGTYVYIKGKVQEKYKNPGMWDYRPSSIELLSEVKAKMCHKVKLSLDMSKIQPQTVTDICELATLNSGEVEMHVEVFDPEKSYKVNLFSRKYKVDPTTKFMNDIKNLEGVDFALN